Genomic segment of Kibdelosporangium phytohabitans:
GCCCAGCTGCAGGTGTTCCTCGGCATGCAGGACGTGCGCAACCCGCAGCAGCAGGCGGTGCTGCACCTCGTGCTGACCGCGGACTCCGACGAGTTCGAGCGCGTGGTCAGCGACTTCCAGCAGTTCATCGAGACCGTGCGGCCGGACACGGGCGCGCAGAACAACAACGGGGGCTACCGATGACCGAGTGGCCGCAGCGCCTGGCACAGCGGATCCAGGCGATCGACCAGGCCGCCGCCGACAACCGGCTGCGCGCCGAGTCGTACAAGCAGATGACCGAGGAGCTGAAGGCCGTCGACGGGACCGCGTCGTCGCCCGACGGCATGGTCACCGTCGTCGCCGGTGCGGGCGGCTCGGTCAAGTCGATCTCGTTCGACGAGTCGTTCAAGACCGCGACCGCGGACCTGCTGGCCAAGACGGTGATGCACACCATCGCCAGGGCGCAGGCGGACGCGGCACGCGCACAGGCAGAGGTGGTCCGACGCGGGCTGGGCGGGTCGGAACTCCTTGACCGGGTGCTGTCGGAGGAGGAGCGGACGTTCGGCGACAAGCCGACGCCCGACCCCGGGGTGCAGGTGCTGCGGCAGGCGCCGGCGTCGTCCCGGGCCGGATACGACGACTACGAGGACGGTTTCGACATCTACCAGGGAATGCGCCGTTGAGCCCGGTAGCGATCATCGCGATCGTCGTCGGCGGTCTCGTCATCGTCGGCGGGCTGCTCACCTGGATGATGATCTGGCTGCGCAAGGACTACAAGGAGTCAGTCGAAGGCGTCCTCACCCGCCTCGACGCGGAAGCGCCCAGCCGTGGCTGGCACTACGAGGAACGCGCGGACAGCTACAACCAGGTGTTCGACGAGGTCCAGCAGTACGCCCCGCTGTCGGCGACAGTGATCGGCTTCGACCGGCAGCCGAGCGCCGTGCGGGCGCACGAGGTCGTCACCGGCCAGCACCGGGGCAGGCCGTTCATGGCCGCGCGGTTCCACATCAAGGATCCGCCGGACAGCAACGGTCCGGGCAGCATGCACGACCAGCACGCGATCTGGGTGCGCACGCCGGTGCCGAGGCCGACGCTGGACGTGCGGTCCGTACCGAGGCTGCAGAGCAGCATCGGCTCCGCGCTCGGCGTCGGTGACCTGGCGATCGGGCACCGCGAGTTCGACGCCCGCTACCAGGTCACCGCGGAGAACGAGCAGTTCGCGCGTGATGTCCTGTCGCCGCAGCTGATCGACTTCCTGCTGACCGACTCGCGCACGTTCCAGGGCTTCTGGATCCGCGGGCAGCAGCTGGAAGTGGTCGGT
This window contains:
- a CDS encoding YbaB/EbfC family nucleoid-associated protein, with amino-acid sequence MTEWPQRLAQRIQAIDQAAADNRLRAESYKQMTEELKAVDGTASSPDGMVTVVAGAGGSVKSISFDESFKTATADLLAKTVMHTIARAQADAARAQAEVVRRGLGGSELLDRVLSEEERTFGDKPTPDPGVQVLRQAPASSRAGYDDYEDGFDIYQGMRR